From a single Oreochromis niloticus isolate F11D_XX linkage group LG3, O_niloticus_UMD_NMBU, whole genome shotgun sequence genomic region:
- the LOC100701880 gene encoding sterile alpha motif domain-containing protein 9 has product MANGPARSTKEGELHVGSLPLLDILHADQFEGKYSDQELLERIGKAEENFYRGAPPEWLNFYISEQAESHGTAFIKRDGYEKLKKQIQGNRKFPGISTVKLSHQPGCGGTTMAMQVLWDLRKTFRCAVLTGSTSDITKVAMEVLKLFTAGSQNHQRTVLLLLNNETILEDLQSSIMMTAAEQKIVTRMPVVIFLSCVRNNAPQQSDHVVLKNTLSDNEKEKFDKKKEELQSRYKDKCEQFHGFNIMQSNFSQDYVREACAALEKCEKTNQSLKLAAILSLLNAYVPGSYLLESQCLDFLRKDKYVDLSLEDQMQPFSHLIITFQQDERCEKKVRMAHTMIAQCCTELLAKAGVTRSGTTRNFLNNFCSDAIPLWLLGFVKDMLTKREMKKEVDQVNSTDMKQEKFSRLILDIQMMEGKEQCATVLEEVSCKIFQNPFFPQALARFYYIELKDYNQAETWAVEALKRDPQNSFVADTLGQVHKNHLMKQKVSAEPTDILQMAQKAINAFEDEERFAEDEGGPDMKEHGKRNVSRLFNSRGLFGYLQVCNALYDKLVSQNETWEEVLTKKLSTSSFLKSLGDNKLLGLNELLENLKDEVERKYIFFEKYLTYSKPNNKKDDPEYISKDTSDCYQKYVGGTTTKQLIQMFQEGNLDDQSVEVLSFLVKQYTQSELEEISTKCREMCPSADSETALVNNILTLFRGKMPPSDTDPPELHMFALLWYWPENEGQCVYDISQIIQQMHNTYKNVYKKYFRARYLLPVFFIGKGEGVKRIVHRTIIEKYLKAKPDWSNNWKKEEIFRSPDVQELLLRLDGVVRNYRVYTRVGSKEIEINANLQNSLWKKRQVTFYLGFTIRGPVAFGIQNKTADTVIADQNGKTLTNSVKETKAAT; this is encoded by the exons ATGGCAAATGGACCAGCACGGTCCACTAAGGAAGGGGAATTGCATGTGGGGAGCCTCCCACTGTTGGATATTCTCCATGCAGATCAGTTTGAAGGAAAATATTCTGATCAAGAACTCCTGGAACGCATAGGAAAGGCTGAGGAAAACTTTTACAGAGGGGCCCCACCAGAGTGGTTAAACTTCTACATCAGTGAACAGGCAGAGTCACATGGGACTGCTTTTATCAAACGAGATGGATATGAAAAACTTAAGAAACAAATTCAGGGAAACAGAAAGTTTCCAGGGATATCAACTGTAAAACTGTCACACCAACCAGGATGTGGGGGAACTACAATGGCCATGCAGGTGTTGTGGGACTTGAGAAAAACCTTCAGGTGTGCTGTTTTAACTGGCTCCACCTCAGATATTACAAAGGTTGCAATGGaagttctcaaacttttcacagcAGGCAGTCAAAACCACCAGAGAACTGTGTTGTTGTTACTGAACAATGAGACGATCCTGGAAGATCTCCAGAGCAGCATTATGATGACAGCTGCTGAGCAGAAGATAGTTACTCGTATGCCTGTAGTCATTTTCCTCAGCTGTGTGAGAAACAATGCACCTCAACAGAGTGACCACGTTGTCCTAAAGAACACACTCTCAGACAATGAGAAGGAAAAATTTGATAAGAAAAAGGAAGAGCTTCAAAGCAGGTACAAAGATAAATGTGAACAGTTTCATGGTTTTAACATAATGCAAAGTAATTTCTCTCAGGACTACGTCAGGGAGGCATGTGCTGCattagaaaaatgtgaaaaaactaATCAGTCACTGAAGCTTGCTGCCATCCTATCCCTGCTGAATGCCTATGTACCAGGGTCATATCTCCTGGAGTCTCAGTGCCTGGACTTCCTCAGAAAAGACAAGTATGTTGACCTGTCACTGGAGGATCAAATGCAGCCTTTCAGTCATCTCATCATCACCTTCCAACAAGATGAAAGatgtgagaaaaaagtcagaatggCTCACACTATGATAGCACAATGTTGTACTGAACTGTTAGCAAAGGCAGGTGTGACCAGAAGTGGCACAACCAGAAACTTCTTGAACAATTTTTGCAGTGATGCGATTCCTCTGTGGTTGCTTGGTTTTGTCAAAGACATGTTAAccaaaagagaaatgaaaaaagaagtgGACCAAGTCAAcagcacagacatgaaacaggaaaagttTTCTAGACTAATTCTAGACATTCAAATGATGGAGGGGAAAGAGCAGTGTGCAACAGTTTTAGAGGAGGTCTCATGTAAAATctttcaaaatccattttttcCACAAGCTCTTGCTCGTTTTTATTATATAGAACTGAAAGACTACAATCAGGCAGAAACGTGGGCAGTCGAAGCACTAAAAAGAGATCCTCAAAATTCATTTGTTGCTGACACACTTGGCCAAGTCCATAAGAACCACCTAATGAAGCAAAAGGTTTCTGCCGAACCAACAGATATTTTGCAAATGGCTCAAAAAGCGATTAACGCGTTTGAAGATGAAGAAAGATTTGCTGAGGATGAAGGTGGGCCAGACATGAAAGAACATGGCAAAAGGAATGTTTCCAGACTTTTTAATTCAAGAGGGCTTTTTGGTTACCTGCAGGTTTGCAATGCTCTGTATGACAAACTTGTCAGTCAAAATGAAACCTGGGAAGAAGTTCTCACAAAAAAATTATCGACAAGCTCTTTCCTGAAATCACTTGGAGACAACAAACTCCTCGGATTAAATGAACTACTAGAAAACCTCAAAGATGAAGTTGAgcgaaaatacattttttttgaaaaatatctGACTTACTCAAAGCCTAACAACAAGAAAGATGATCCTGAATATATATCTAAAGACACCTCAGACTGCTACCAGAAGTATGTTGGAGGCACAACTACAAAACAACTCATCCAGATGTTTCAGGAGGGAAACCTAGATGACCAGTCTGTGGAAGTACTGTCATTTCTTGTCAAACAATACACTCAATCAGAGCTCGAAGAAATATCTACAAAGTGTAGAGAAATGTGTCCAAGTGCAGATTCAGAAACAGCTCTGGTCAACAACATCCTCACACTATTTAGAGGGAAAATGCCCCCAAGTGACACAGACCCACCTGAGCTGCACATGTTCGCCCTCCTCTGGTACTGGCCTGAAAATGAAGGCCAATGTGTTTATGACATCAGTCAAATAATTCAGCAAATGCACAACACTTACAAAAATGTATATAAGAAGTACTTTCGTGCCAGGTATCTTCTTCCTGTGTTTTTCATTGGAAAAGGTGAAGGTGTGAAGAGAATTGTTCACAGAACAATTATTGAAAAATATCTGAAAGCGAAACCAGATTGGAGCAATAActggaagaaagaagaaatcttCAGGAGCCCTGATGTCCAAGAGCTCCTTCTCAGACTTGATGGAGTAGTAAGAAACTACAGAGTGTATACAAGAGTTGGTAGTAAAGAGATTGAGATCAACGCCAATCTGCAAAACAGCCTTTGGAAAAAACGCCAAGTTACCTTCTACCTTGGATTTACTATCAGAGGTCCTGTGGCCTTTGGCATTCAGAACAAAACTGCAGATACAG TTATTGCAGATCAGAATGGGAAAACTCTGACCAACAGTGTGAAAGAGACCAAAGCTGCCACTTAA